From the Accumulibacter sp. genome, one window contains:
- a CDS encoding helix-turn-helix domain-containing protein — protein MITALSMRLHHLIDDVEAHSLRSGRQRIVAYLLRHAEEGHGGAVTVALPTNKRIIASCLKMTQETLSRPLQSLGKQACCWKAGWRSMALERAGSCGTLAKRRACGSATRRRTKKSCSP, from the coding sequence ATGATCACCGCTCTGTCGATGCGCCTGCATCACCTGATCGATGATGTGGAGGCCCACTCGCTGCGGAGCGGCCGCCAGCGCATCGTTGCCTACCTGTTGCGCCATGCGGAGGAAGGCCACGGCGGGGCAGTCACTGTAGCCCTCCCAACCAACAAGCGGATCATCGCCTCGTGCCTCAAGATGACGCAGGAGACGCTTTCGCGCCCCCTGCAGTCGCTTGGAAAACAGGCCTGCTGCTGGAAGGCGGGGTGGAGATCAATGGCATTGGAGCGTGCCGGTAGTTGCGGTACATTGGCGAAACGCCGCGCTTGTGGCTCCGCGACGCGCAGGCGTACCAAGAAGAGTTGCTCCCCCTGA
- a CDS encoding BPTD_3080 family restriction endonuclease: MSNPFFDQPILNSPYKCPARHWELNEEGQPTEKILESRRRAQFITPIPKPKKRKTAASQQSFVFDDGKGLSTQEQQYDPTSIINEVRGHVDSWRSLPNANQWQVTPETARLLQHWRHHRFSAIRPFFCQVEAVETAIWLGEVAPHSRHGKRVLEHLAAANRDANPELLRLALKLATGAGKTTVMAMLIAWQTINALRRPGSRNFTRGFLICAPGLTIKDRLRVLQPNDPDSYYRGRELLPGDLLDDMSRARIVITNYHAFKLRERIEISKGGRQLLQGRTGDELRTLESEGQMLQRVMPELMGMKNILVINDEAHHCYREKPRDADDENLKGDDRKEAEKNNEAARLWISGLEAVNRKLGTTRVIDLSATPFFLRGSGYAEGTLFPWTMSDFSLMDAIECGIVKLPRVPVAENIPGNEMPMFRKLWENISKDMPRKGRGQGEDLDPLRLPTRLQTALQALYGHYEQTFRLWAEKGIKVPPCFIVVCQNTAISKLVYDYVSGFQRRNADGSSTPEVGRLPLFRSSDEHGNPLPRPNTLLIDSEQLEAGDALDDNFRSMAADEIERFRREIVERSGDARSGNHISDQELLREVMNTVGKPEQLGGAIRCVVSVSMLTEGWDANTVTHVLGIRAFGTQLLCEQVIGRALRRQSYELNEEGLFNVEYADVFGIPFDFTAKPVIAPPQPPRQTVQVKAVRPERDALEIRFPRVEGYRVELPEERLTADFNDDSVLQLSPDLVGPSITRNSGIIGEGADMSLQHLGDMRPATLAYQLAQRLLYTKWRDPGEEPRLYLFGQLKRITRQWLDTCLVCKGDTYPALLMYQELADMACNRITAAITRRFLGERPIKALLDPYNPTGSTAHVRFNTSKTDRWQTSSQSCHINWVILDSDWEGEFCRVAESHPRVRAYVKNHNLGLEVPYRYGSETRKYRPDFIVLVDDGHGPDDLLHLVVEIKGYRREDAKEKKSTMDTYWVPGVNHLGSHGRWAFAEFCEVYQMESDFRARVEGQFARMIESLAQ, from the coding sequence ATGTCCAACCCCTTCTTCGACCAACCGATCCTCAACTCCCCGTACAAGTGCCCGGCGCGGCACTGGGAACTCAACGAGGAGGGGCAGCCGACGGAGAAGATCCTCGAAAGCCGCCGCCGGGCGCAGTTCATCACCCCGATCCCGAAGCCGAAGAAGCGCAAGACTGCCGCCAGCCAGCAAAGCTTCGTTTTCGATGACGGCAAGGGACTGTCAACCCAGGAGCAGCAGTACGACCCCACCTCGATCATCAACGAGGTTCGCGGGCATGTGGATTCCTGGCGTTCCCTGCCCAACGCCAATCAGTGGCAGGTGACACCGGAGACTGCCCGCCTGCTGCAGCACTGGCGTCATCATCGGTTCAGCGCCATCCGACCGTTCTTCTGCCAGGTGGAAGCCGTCGAAACCGCGATCTGGCTCGGCGAGGTCGCGCCGCACTCCCGACACGGCAAGCGCGTTCTCGAGCATCTCGCGGCGGCGAACAGGGACGCCAATCCCGAGCTGCTGCGCCTCGCCCTGAAACTCGCCACCGGCGCCGGCAAGACGACGGTGATGGCCATGCTCATCGCCTGGCAGACGATCAACGCGCTGCGCCGGCCGGGCAGCAGGAACTTCACCCGTGGCTTCCTGATCTGCGCGCCCGGCCTGACGATCAAGGATCGCCTGCGCGTCCTGCAGCCGAACGACCCCGACAGCTACTACAGGGGCCGCGAACTGCTGCCGGGCGACCTGCTCGACGACATGAGCCGCGCCAGGATCGTCATCACCAACTACCACGCCTTCAAGCTGCGCGAGCGCATCGAGATTTCCAAGGGTGGACGGCAGCTCCTGCAGGGCCGCACGGGCGATGAACTCCGCACGCTCGAAAGCGAAGGCCAGATGCTGCAGCGGGTGATGCCCGAGCTGATGGGCATGAAGAACATCCTCGTCATCAATGACGAGGCGCACCACTGCTACCGCGAAAAGCCGAGGGACGCCGATGACGAGAACCTGAAAGGCGACGACCGGAAGGAGGCCGAGAAGAACAACGAAGCCGCCCGCCTCTGGATTTCCGGCCTCGAAGCCGTCAACCGCAAGCTCGGCACGACCCGCGTCATCGACCTGTCGGCGACACCCTTCTTCCTGCGCGGCTCCGGCTACGCCGAGGGCACGCTCTTCCCGTGGACGATGAGCGACTTCTCGCTGATGGACGCCATCGAATGCGGCATCGTCAAGCTGCCGCGTGTACCGGTGGCCGAGAACATCCCCGGCAACGAAATGCCGATGTTCCGCAAGCTCTGGGAGAACATCAGCAAGGACATGCCGAGGAAGGGCCGCGGCCAGGGCGAAGACCTCGACCCCCTGAGACTCCCGACGCGCTTGCAGACGGCACTGCAGGCGCTCTATGGTCACTACGAGCAGACTTTCAGGCTGTGGGCGGAAAAGGGCATCAAGGTGCCGCCCTGTTTCATCGTCGTTTGCCAGAACACCGCCATCTCCAAGCTGGTTTACGACTACGTCTCCGGCTTCCAGCGCAGGAACGCCGATGGCAGCAGCACGCCGGAAGTCGGACGGCTGCCGCTGTTCCGCAGCTCCGACGAACACGGCAACCCCCTTCCCCGCCCGAACACGCTGCTGATCGACAGCGAGCAGCTCGAAGCCGGCGATGCCCTCGACGACAATTTCCGCAGCATGGCGGCCGACGAGATCGAGCGTTTTCGCCGCGAGATCGTCGAGCGCTCCGGCGATGCCCGTTCCGGCAACCACATCAGCGACCAGGAGTTGCTGCGCGAAGTCATGAACACCGTCGGCAAGCCAGAGCAGCTTGGCGGCGCCATCCGCTGCGTCGTCTCGGTCTCGATGCTCACCGAAGGCTGGGACGCCAATACCGTCACCCACGTCCTCGGCATCCGCGCCTTCGGCACCCAGTTGCTCTGCGAGCAGGTCATCGGCCGGGCGCTGCGCCGCCAGTCCTACGAATTGAACGAGGAAGGGCTGTTCAACGTCGAGTACGCCGACGTCTTCGGCATCCCCTTCGACTTCACCGCCAAGCCGGTGATTGCGCCGCCGCAGCCGCCACGCCAGACGGTACAGGTCAAGGCCGTTCGCCCCGAGCGCGACGCGCTCGAAATCCGCTTTCCGCGGGTCGAGGGCTATCGCGTCGAGCTGCCCGAGGAACGGCTGACCGCCGACTTCAACGACGATTCGGTCCTGCAACTCAGCCCCGACCTGGTCGGCCCGTCGATCACCCGCAACTCCGGCATCATCGGCGAAGGCGCGGACATGAGCCTGCAGCACCTCGGCGACATGCGACCCGCGACACTCGCGTACCAGCTGGCCCAGCGGTTGCTGTACACCAAATGGCGCGACCCCGGCGAGGAGCCCAGGCTCTACCTCTTCGGCCAGCTCAAGCGCATCACCCGGCAATGGCTCGACACCTGCCTGGTCTGCAAGGGTGACACCTACCCGGCGCTGCTGATGTACCAGGAACTCGCCGACATGGCCTGCAACCGGATCACGGCGGCGATCACCCGGCGGTTCCTCGGCGAGCGTCCGATCAAGGCGTTGCTCGACCCCTACAATCCCACCGGATCGACCGCGCACGTCCGCTTCAACACCTCGAAGACCGACCGCTGGCAGACAAGTTCGCAATCCTGCCACATCAACTGGGTGATCCTGGACAGCGACTGGGAAGGCGAATTCTGCCGCGTTGCCGAGTCGCACCCCAGGGTTCGCGCCTATGTGAAGAACCACAACCTCGGCCTGGAAGTCCCCTATCGCTACGGCTCCGAGACGCGCAAGTACCGGCCCGACTTCATCGTGCTGGTCGATGATGGCCACGGCCCCGATGACCTCTTGCATCTGGTAGTCGAGATCAAGGGCTACCGGCGCGAGGACGCGAAGGAGAAGAAATCGACCATGGACACCTACTGGGTGCCCGGCGTGAACCATCTCGGCAGCCATGGCCGCTGGGCGTTTGCCGAGTTCTGCGAGGTGTACCAGATGGAGTCCGATTTCCGGGCCAGGGTCGAGGGCCAGTTCGCCAGGATGATCGAATCACTTGCGCAATAG
- a CDS encoding Fic family protein, with protein MHDRIILEDCSDRSRRIDTDRFGPFVFQPGFTVAAVDLALQRVEDAHARFVASPLAQVANRLEQEILVSSVFGTNTIEGGTLSEEETASALSLDPRQVQAVEQQRALNIKAAYDLSQAAARIPGWSLTTEFVIDLHRLITADIPHEDNRPGLLRDNPKTRVTTVGDAAHGGRYKPPQYGGDIERLLAALIAWHGELEAAGVPALIRAPLVHLYYEQIHPFWDGNGRVGRVIEATLLQAAGYRYAPFALARYYLQNIDAYFTLFNSCRKAAEKGRDAPNQAFVDFHLEGMRQTINALHDRVNRLVNMLLYESRIRRALDDKRINARQYTILSMLLDRGRPLPLDEVRHAPWYTSLYLKLNDKTRQRDLHRLRELELVFLDTDNALWSGFVVPTNIKPPGKPDSR; from the coding sequence ATGCACGACAGGATAATCCTCGAAGACTGTTCCGACCGCTCTCGCCGGATTGACACCGACCGCTTCGGACCCTTCGTCTTCCAGCCAGGATTCACCGTGGCGGCGGTTGATCTCGCGCTCCAGCGCGTCGAAGACGCGCACGCACGCTTCGTCGCGTCGCCGCTTGCCCAGGTGGCGAACCGACTCGAGCAGGAGATCCTGGTCAGCAGCGTGTTCGGCACCAACACCATCGAAGGCGGCACGCTCAGCGAAGAGGAGACCGCCAGCGCCCTGAGCCTCGATCCCCGGCAGGTGCAGGCAGTCGAGCAACAACGCGCACTCAACATCAAGGCCGCCTACGACCTGTCTCAGGCTGCCGCAAGAATCCCAGGCTGGTCGCTGACGACAGAGTTCGTCATCGACCTGCATCGACTGATCACCGCCGATATCCCGCACGAAGACAATCGCCCCGGCCTGCTCCGCGACAACCCGAAGACCCGCGTCACCACTGTCGGCGACGCCGCGCATGGCGGCCGCTACAAGCCACCGCAGTACGGCGGGGACATCGAACGTCTGCTCGCTGCGCTGATCGCCTGGCATGGCGAGCTCGAAGCGGCCGGCGTTCCGGCGCTGATCCGCGCGCCGCTCGTGCATCTCTACTACGAACAGATTCACCCCTTCTGGGACGGCAACGGCCGTGTCGGTCGCGTCATCGAAGCCACCTTGCTGCAGGCCGCCGGTTATCGCTACGCGCCCTTCGCCCTGGCGCGCTACTACCTGCAGAACATCGACGCCTACTTCACCCTCTTCAACAGTTGTCGCAAGGCCGCCGAGAAAGGGCGGGACGCGCCCAACCAGGCGTTTGTTGACTTCCACCTCGAGGGAATGCGCCAGACGATCAATGCGCTGCATGATCGCGTCAATCGACTGGTCAACATGCTGCTCTACGAGAGCAGGATCCGCCGCGCCCTCGACGACAAGCGGATCAACGCCCGGCAATACACCATTCTTTCGATGTTGCTCGATCGCGGGCGGCCACTGCCCCTCGACGAAGTCCGGCACGCGCCCTGGTACACCAGCCTCTATCTGAAGCTCAACGACAAGACGCGCCAGCGCGACCTGCACCGCCTGCGGGAGCTGGAGCTGGTCTTCCTCGATACCGACAACGCGCTGTGGTCAGGCTTCGTCGTCCCCACGAACATCAAGCCGCCCGGAAAGCCGGACTCAAGATAA
- a CDS encoding pentapeptide repeat-containing protein — MKSWSAVLVLAATAALPARATDLPPGDCGRPAAATDLSACDLSRARLDGRDLRGARFAGAKLENADLREARLQGADFSRSNSKWANFTGAQLARADFRDADLFHATFDDADLSDARLGGANLFGANLINTRAPRADFAGAYLKDILMEGIDISGGSIKGCYAFRGVLLGARLVGTDLSGADLTGAAAESADFSGARLVGTKLLGATLRHAVFSDADMAQADLANADVWNANFSGARNLPPSVPEALIEPFVLRERR; from the coding sequence ATGAAAAGTTGGTCTGCAGTGCTTGTGCTCGCTGCCACCGCTGCCTTGCCGGCGCGGGCAACCGATCTGCCGCCGGGCGATTGCGGCCGTCCCGCGGCAGCCACCGACCTGTCGGCCTGTGACTTGAGCCGGGCCAGGCTGGACGGTCGCGACCTGCGCGGTGCGCGCTTCGCCGGAGCCAAGCTGGAAAATGCGGATCTGCGCGAGGCGCGCCTGCAAGGGGCGGACTTCAGTCGCAGCAATTCCAAATGGGCCAACTTCACCGGGGCGCAGCTCGCCAGGGCGGATTTCCGCGACGCCGATCTCTTTCATGCCACCTTCGATGATGCCGATCTATCCGACGCCCGCCTGGGCGGCGCCAATCTCTTCGGCGCCAATCTGATCAACACCCGCGCGCCGCGGGCAGATTTCGCCGGCGCCTATCTCAAGGACATCCTGATGGAGGGCATCGACATCTCCGGCGGTTCGATCAAGGGCTGCTATGCCTTTCGCGGCGTGCTGCTCGGGGCCAGGCTGGTCGGTACCGATCTGTCCGGCGCCGATCTGACTGGCGCCGCGGCCGAAAGCGCCGATTTCTCCGGCGCGCGACTGGTCGGCACGAAACTCCTCGGCGCGACCCTGCGCCACGCGGTCTTCAGCGATGCCGACATGGCGCAGGCCGACCTCGCCAATGCCGATGTCTGGAATGCCAACTTCAGCGGCGCCCGCAACCTGCCGCCCTCGGTGCCGGAAGCGCTGATCGAACCCTTCGTCCTGCGTGAGCGGCGCTGA